The Deltaproteobacteria bacterium genome has a window encoding:
- a CDS encoding CbbQ/NirQ/NorQ/GpvN family protein: MATPYYLPIGDEIEVFTAAYAKRLPILLKGPTGCGKTRFVEYMAAKLHPERTRGDRLVTVACHEDLTGSDLVGRYLIEGDETVWIDGPLTQAVKHGAICYLDEIVEARKDTIVLIHPLTDHRRILPIDKKGEILEAHPDFLLVISYNPGYQSVLKDLKQSTRQRFVSLEFDYPPRDKEAQIVAHEGETDMDIALELATLGEKVRNLRGGGLAEGVSTRLLIYAAKLMANGIPARRACTAAISRSLTDDAEMRRALDEMVASIFP; this comes from the coding sequence ATGGCCACGCCCTACTATCTCCCGATCGGCGACGAGATCGAGGTCTTCACCGCCGCGTACGCGAAGCGCCTGCCGATCCTCCTCAAGGGACCGACGGGCTGCGGCAAGACGCGCTTCGTCGAGTACATGGCGGCGAAGCTCCACCCGGAGCGGACGCGCGGCGACCGGCTCGTCACGGTCGCCTGCCACGAGGACCTGACGGGCAGCGACCTGGTCGGCCGCTACCTCATCGAGGGCGACGAGACGGTGTGGATCGACGGCCCGCTCACGCAGGCCGTGAAGCACGGGGCGATCTGCTACCTCGACGAGATCGTCGAGGCGCGCAAAGACACGATCGTCCTGATCCATCCGCTCACCGACCACCGCCGCATCCTGCCGATCGACAAGAAGGGCGAGATCCTCGAGGCCCATCCCGACTTCCTGCTCGTCATCTCCTACAACCCGGGCTACCAGAGCGTGCTCAAGGACCTGAAGCAGTCGACCCGACAGCGCTTCGTGAGCCTCGAGTTCGACTACCCGCCGCGCGACAAGGAAGCGCAGATCGTCGCGCACGAGGGCGAGACCGACATGGACATCGCGCTCGAGCTCGCGACGCTCGGCGAGAAGGTGCGGAACCTGCGCGGCGGCGGGCTCGCCGAGGGGGTCAGCACGCGGCTCCTCATCTACGCGGCGAAACTCATGGCGAACGGCATCCCGGCGCGGCGCGCCTGCACCGCCGCGATCAGCCGCTCCCTCACCGACGACGCCGAGATGCGCCGCGCGCTCGACGAGATGGTTGCCTCGATCTTCCCCTAG
- a CDS encoding glycosyltransferase family 2 protein, giving the protein MDASTATPGAAPELSVVVPIFNERAVLPELLQRLVAMLETATPDYEVVFVDDGSIDESPAILLDAADRNARLRVLRLSRNFGHQAAVTAGIEHARGRAVVVIDADLQDPPEVIPELVAKWREGWEVVSAVRTERPGESALRLFLIRTFYRVLQRIASVDMTPDVGDFRLLDRRVADALNRMPERNRYVRGLIRWLGFRHAEVRYKRAERFAGETKYPYTKLVRLALDGVTAFSNFPLQLVAWMGFAVFGLSLLLVAYGILGRLFGGATPAGWTSVFVAVAFLSGIQLVALGILGTYVSRIFEEVKGRPLYVIATDTARDRERR; this is encoded by the coding sequence ATGGACGCCTCGACCGCCACGCCGGGCGCGGCTCCGGAGCTGTCGGTGGTCGTCCCGATCTTCAACGAGCGCGCCGTGCTTCCGGAGCTGCTCCAGCGGCTCGTCGCCATGCTCGAAACGGCGACGCCCGACTACGAGGTCGTGTTCGTCGACGACGGCTCGATCGACGAGTCGCCCGCGATCCTGCTCGACGCCGCGGACCGGAACGCGCGCCTCCGCGTTCTGCGCCTGAGTCGGAACTTCGGCCACCAGGCCGCGGTGACGGCCGGCATCGAGCACGCCCGCGGCCGCGCCGTCGTCGTCATCGACGCCGACCTGCAGGATCCGCCGGAGGTGATCCCGGAGCTCGTCGCCAAGTGGCGCGAAGGATGGGAGGTCGTGTCGGCCGTGCGCACCGAGCGCCCCGGCGAGAGCGCGCTCCGGCTCTTCCTGATCCGGACCTTCTACCGGGTGCTGCAGCGGATCGCGTCGGTGGACATGACGCCGGACGTCGGCGACTTCCGCCTCCTCGACCGCCGGGTCGCGGACGCGCTCAACCGCATGCCGGAGCGCAACCGCTACGTCCGCGGGCTCATCCGCTGGCTCGGCTTCCGTCACGCCGAGGTCCGCTACAAGCGCGCCGAGCGCTTCGCGGGCGAGACGAAGTATCCCTACACGAAGCTCGTCCGCCTGGCGCTCGACGGCGTCACCGCGTTCTCCAACTTCCCCCTCCAGCTCGTCGCGTGGATGGGCTTCGCCGTCTTCGGCTTGAGTCTGCTCCTCGTCGCCTACGGGATCCTCGGCCGCCTCTTCGGCGGCGCGACGCCGGCGGGGTGGACGTCGGTGTTCGTCGCCGTCGCGTTCCTCTCCGGCATCCAGCTCGTCGCGCTCGGCATCCTCGGCACCTACGTGAGCCGCATCTTCGAGGAAGTGAAGGGCCGGCCGCTCTACGTGATCGCGACCGACACCGCCCGCGACCGGGAGCGCCGCTAG
- a CDS encoding DUF2461 domain-containing protein, with the protein MPKATTAARIAKTAPPACFTGFADRDARFFTKLARNQSRDWFAANRDEYEEGWLAPMKALLAAVREKLAPRYAHEEIAPPKVFRIYRDVRFSKDKSPYKTHVGGYLGIAGSGAGPSGAAALYFHVGAGELFACAGQYVMDGEQLKRFRAAVDDAKRGPELAKLVAALGRAGFTIDSYERTQRVPRGFDPEHPRAELLRRKGLIVMFPAPARALLTSPKLVDALVAHAKKAVPLVEWLAAVTG; encoded by the coding sequence ATGCCGAAAGCCACCACCGCCGCCAGGATCGCCAAGACCGCGCCGCCCGCGTGCTTCACCGGGTTCGCCGACCGCGACGCCCGCTTCTTCACCAAGCTCGCCAGGAACCAGAGCCGCGACTGGTTCGCGGCCAACCGCGACGAGTACGAGGAGGGCTGGCTCGCGCCGATGAAGGCGCTCCTCGCCGCCGTCCGCGAGAAGCTCGCGCCGCGCTACGCGCACGAGGAGATCGCGCCGCCGAAGGTGTTCCGCATCTACCGCGACGTGCGGTTCTCGAAGGACAAATCGCCCTACAAGACCCACGTCGGCGGCTATCTCGGCATCGCGGGAAGCGGCGCGGGACCGTCCGGCGCGGCGGCGCTCTACTTCCATGTCGGCGCGGGCGAGCTTTTCGCCTGCGCCGGGCAGTACGTGATGGACGGCGAGCAGCTGAAGCGCTTCCGCGCCGCGGTCGACGACGCGAAACGCGGGCCCGAGCTCGCGAAGCTCGTCGCCGCGCTCGGACGCGCCGGCTTCACGATCGACTCCTACGAGCGGACGCAGCGCGTGCCGCGCGGCTTCGATCCCGAGCACCCCCGCGCGGAGCTCCTGCGCCGCAAGGGGTTGATCGTGATGTTCCCGGCGCCCGCGCGCGCGCTCCTCACGTCGCCGAAGCTCGTCGACGCGCTCGTGGCGCACGCGAAGAAGGCGGTGCCGCTCGTGGAGTGGCTCGCCGCGGTGACGGGCTAG